Proteins co-encoded in one Plectropomus leopardus isolate mb chromosome 14, YSFRI_Pleo_2.0, whole genome shotgun sequence genomic window:
- the lclat1 gene encoding lysocardiolipin acyltransferase 1 — MAVSVRGLYFVVTLFLGSFFGSIYMLGPVLPLMLLSPAWYRWITDRIVATWLTLPVSLLELVFGVKVVITGDGFIPGERSVIIMNHRTRLDWMFLWCCLLRYSYLRLEKICLKAALKAVPGFGWAMQVACFVFIQRRWEADKKHLENMLDYFCDIREPLQLLLFPEGTDLTENTRAKSDVFAAQNNLPKFEYVLHPRSTGFTFIVDRLRKGDNLDAVHDITVAYPKNIPQTERHLILGLFPREIHFHVRRYPVASLPTSSSELESWCRERWAEKESRLRDFYLGQPRGFDREGVARVPPCKTELRVSLIKAASLLYWSSFIALCFTGLWLWAPFRLYCLVMVGVYMAQQKLIGGLELLELACHRYWKSMTADVDEKSKMLDGKMQ; from the exons ATGGCTGTGTCGGTGCGGGGCCTGTACTTTGTGGTGACCCTGTTCTTGGGTAGTTTCTTTGGAAGTATCTACATGCTGGGTCCAGTGTTGCCACTCATGCTGCTGTCTCCTGCTTGGTACCGCTGGATCACTGATCGCATCGTCGCTACCTGGCTCACCTTGCCTGTG TCGTTGCTGGAGCTGGTATTTGGGGTGAAGGTGGTGATAACAGGTGACGGCTTCATTCCGGGGGAGCGAAGTGTGATCATCATGAACCACCGGACCCGTCTGGACTGGATGTTTCTGTGGTGTTGTCTGCTCAGATACAGCTACCTTCGTCTGGAGAAGATCTGCCTCAAGGCTGCCCTTAAGGCTGTGCCTGGCTTTG GCTGGGCAATGCAGGTGGCCTGCTTCGTTTTTATTCAGCGTCGCTGGGAGGCGGACAAGAAGCACTTGGAGAACATGCTGGACTACTTCTGTGACATCAGAGAGCCCCTGCAGCTGCTACTGTTCCCAGAGGGCACAGACCTCACTG AAAATACAAGAGCAAAGAGCGATGTGTTTGCTGCTCAGAACAACCTGCCAAAATTTGAGTATGTGCTGCATCCTCGCAGCACTGGATTCACCTTCATCGTGGACAGACTACGAAAAG GAGACAATCTGGATGCCGTCCATGATATTACAGTCGCGTACCCCAAGAACATCCCTCAGACCGAACGCCACCTAATCTTGGGTCTCTTCCCCCGTGAGATCCACTTTCATGTCCGCCGCTACCCAGTGGCTTCGTtgcccacctcctcctctgagcTGGAGTCTTGGTGTCGAGAGCGCTGGGCTGAGAAGGAGAGCCGTCTGCGGGACTTCTACTTAGGCCAGCCCCGGGGCTTCGATAGGGAAGGTGTTGCACGCGTGCCTCCTTGTAAGACGGAGCTGCGAGTGAGTCTGATCAAAGCCGCCTCGCTGCTGTACTGGAGCAGCTTCATTGCTCTGTGCTTCACCGGCCTGTGGCTGTGGGCTCCGTTCAGGCTCTACTGCCTGGTCATGGTCGGAGTTTATATGGCCCAGCAGAAGCTGATCGGAGggctggagctgctggagtTGGCCTGCCATCGATACTGGAAGTCCATGACTGCCGATGTGGATGAGAAGAGTAAAATGCTAGATGGGAAGATGCAGTGA